A DNA window from Pogona vitticeps strain Pit_001003342236 chromosome 2, PviZW2.1, whole genome shotgun sequence contains the following coding sequences:
- the LOC110071083 gene encoding uncharacterized protein LOC110071083 isoform X1 yields the protein MKKSRRKKKHTSIEKGKRITMHSDCRSHKKPLRVERKYKCEQCGKSYTQRSSLHSHQRMHTGKKPFKCMECGKSFSLRVHLSSHQSTHTGEKPYKCMECGKSFSRSNQLSLHIRIHTGEKPYKCMDCGKSFSQSSRLSYHQRIHTGEKPYKCMECGKSFSQSSQLSSHLRIHTGEKPYKCMECGNSFRQRSGLSYHQRIHTGEKPYKCMECGKSFSQSSGLSSHRRTHTGEKPHKCMECGESFSRSDALSSHQRMHTGEKPYECVECGKSFIWRNQLSSHQRTHTGEKPYECMECGKSFIWKNQLSSHQRTHTGEKSYKCIECGKSFSHRRSLSVHGRTHTGEKPYKCMDCGKSFSHSSGFSYHQRIHTGEKPYKCMECGKSFSDSSSLSSHQRTHTGEKPHKCMECGKSFSRSYALRSHQRTHTGEKPYKCMDCGKSFSQSSGLSSHQRIHTGEKPYKCIECGKSFSWRGELSTHQRTHTGEKPYKCMECGKSFSQSSGFSYHQRIHTGEKPYKCMECGKSFSDSSGLSSHQGTHTGEKPHKCMECGKSFSQSDTLSSHQRTHTGEKPYECMECGKSFISRNQLSSHQRTHTGKKSYKCIECGKSFSHRRSLSVHERTHTGEKPYKCMECGKSFSQSSGFSSHQRIHTGEKLYKCMECGKSFSRRPQLTSHERTHIGAKP from the coding sequence atgaaaaaatcaagaagaaaaaaaaaacatacgtccatagaaaaaggaaagaggatcaCGATGCACAGTGATTGTAGATCACATAAAAAACCCCTGAGAGTCGAGAGAAAATACAAATGCGaacagtgtggaaagagttacaCTCAGAGAAGTAGCCTCCATTCCCATCAAAGAATGCACACAGGgaaaaaaccatttaaatgcatggaatgtggaaagagcttcagtctgaGAGTTCACCTGAGCTCCCATCAAagtactcacactggggagaaaccatataaatgtatggaatgtggaaagagcttcagtcgcagcAATCAGCTGAGTTTACATataagaattcacacaggggagaaaccatataagtgcatggactgtggaaagagtttcagtcagagcagtcGCCTCAGTtaccatcaaagaattcacactggggagaaaccatataaatgcatggaatgtgggaagagcttcagtcagagcagtcagctgagttcacatctaagaattcacacaggggagaaaccatataaatgcatggaatgcggaaacaGTTTCCGTCAGAGGAGTGGCCTCAGTtaccatcaaagaattcacactggggagaaaccatataaatgcatggaatgcggaaagagcttcagtcagagcagtggcCTCAGTTCCCATcgaaggactcacactggggagaaaccacataaatgcatggaatgtggggagagcttcagtcggagtgatgcactgagttcacatcaaagaatgcatactggggagaaaccatatgaatgcgtggaatgtggaaagagcttcatttgGAGAAATCAgttgagttcacatcaaagaactcacactggggagaaaccatatgaatgcatggaatgtggaaagagcttcatttggaaaaatcagttgagttcacatcaaagaactcacactggggagaaatcgtataaatgcatagaatgtggaaagagcttcagtcacaggaGATCCCTGAGTGTGCAtggaagaactcacactggggagaaaccatataaatgcatggattgtggaaagagcttcagtcacagcagtggcTTCAGTtaccatcaaagaattcacactggggagaaaccgtataaatgcatggaatgcggaaagagcttcagtgatagcagtagcctcagttcccatcaaaggactcacactggggagaaaccacataaatgcatggaatgtgggaagagcttcagtcggagttaTGCActgaggtcacatcaaagaacgcatacaggggagaaaccatataagtgcatggactgtggaaagagtttcagtcagagcagtggcctcagttcccatcaaagaattcacactggggagaaaccatataaatgcatcgaatgtgggaagagcttcagttggAGAGGTGAACTGAgcacacatcaaagaactcacactggggagaaaccatataaatgcatggaatgcggaaagagcttcagtcagagcagtggcTTCAGTtaccatcaaagaattcacactggggagaaaccatataaatgcatggaatgcggaaagagcttcagtgatagCAGtggcctcagttcccatcaagggactcacactggggagaaaccacataaatgcatggaatgtgggaagagcttcagtcagagtgatacactgagttcacatcaaagaacgcatactggggagaaaccatatgaatgcatggaatgtggaaagagcttcatttcGAGAAATCAgttgagttcacatcaaagaactcatactgggaagaaatcatataaatgcatcgaatgtggaaagagcttcagtcacaggaGATCCCTGAGTGtgcatgaaagaactcacactggggagaaaccatataaatgcatggaatgtggaaagagcttcagtcagagcagtggcttcagttcccatcaaagaattcacactggggagaaactgtataaatgcatggaatgtggaaagagcttcagtcggagacCTCAGTTGACTtcccatgaaagaactcacattgGAGCGAAACCATAG